Proteins from a genomic interval of Flammeovirgaceae bacterium SG7u.111:
- a CDS encoding OmpA family protein, with amino-acid sequence MKHNSGNFFWASYADLMTALFIITLTLFVLSYKMFKDKQIRIKAMQEQLDLKSKLMAEKEQDLIEIEGYLVSEKSLADSLIQQLEAEKGRLLVLEQEYRKLKEIEEAISKLDKKYFEYQPKYKRHILKSDVQFKTGSAAIDGKYHEMLKNAGQELKSLIDSLEDKSIKYMLVVEGSASKDNYARNYELSYARALQLYKLWERQGVEFDQDRIQVIISGSGTSGIGRVVGNEKLNQRFLIQIIPKIGTIDLADIEELRELNRQVQEGSVPPEN; translated from the coding sequence ATGAAACATAATTCAGGGAATTTCTTTTGGGCAAGTTATGCCGACCTGATGACCGCTCTTTTTATCATCACGCTCACACTTTTTGTATTGAGCTATAAGATGTTCAAAGACAAGCAAATCAGGATTAAGGCCATGCAAGAACAATTAGACCTTAAAAGCAAGCTAATGGCGGAGAAAGAGCAAGACTTAATAGAAATAGAAGGGTATCTTGTCTCTGAAAAATCGCTTGCCGACTCGCTCATCCAACAATTGGAGGCTGAAAAAGGAAGGCTTCTGGTGCTTGAACAAGAGTATAGAAAACTTAAAGAAATAGAAGAAGCAATATCCAAACTAGACAAGAAATACTTTGAATATCAGCCGAAATACAAGAGACATATTTTGAAGTCTGATGTTCAGTTCAAAACAGGTAGTGCCGCTATTGATGGCAAATATCACGAAATGCTGAAAAATGCAGGGCAAGAGCTCAAATCTCTTATAGATAGCTTAGAAGATAAGAGCATCAAGTATATGCTAGTAGTAGAAGGAAGTGCATCTAAAGACAACTATGCAAGAAACTACGAACTTAGCTACGCTCGTGCCCTCCAACTCTACAAACTTTGGGAAAGACAAGGCGTTGAATTTGATCAGGACCGTATCCAAGTCATTATATCTGGTAGCGGAACCAGCGGTATAGGTAGGGTAGTTGGTAACGAAAAGCTCAACCAACGTTTCTTGATTCAGATTATACCTAAAATTGGCACAATTGACTTGGCTGATATTGAAGAACTAAGAGAACTGAACAGACAAGTTCAGGAAGGAAGCGTTCCTCCTGAAAATTAA